The Paenibacillus sp. G2S3 region GCTGAACCGGATTGAACTGATCGAGGGAGAGCATACAGGATATTGGGAGCAGCGTGGCTATTCGAATGATGCTTGGGTATAAATGAGTTTACTTAACCTTAATGGGCTTGGGGCCTGTTAAGGTTTTTTTGCGATTACGGACGTAATCACAGAAATACTTCCATATATATAGAAGTGAATCAACGAGAGGTCAGAGATCTTCTGCGGAAAATTAGTTTTTTTGTAAATAAAAGGAGTATAGCGTATGGGTTTCTGATAAAATAAAGCAAATGAAGGAAAAAGTTACCGGATCGGTTAAGGAGGTGTGTATGTTGAACGGTGCGAGATCCGTAAAGCTATTAGGGCTTATCGTTGGCGTGGTGTTAGTGAATATTATGGTTTTGTCACCAGGGTTACTAGGGGTCGAAATTGGGGGAGTAAGCGTTCTAGAGACTTCCTTTGGTGTGACATTAGTAGTGATCAGTCTTCTTGTTGTTCTTTATGGAAGTTATAGTTTGCTGTTTAAAGCTTCGGTGGTTCCACCTGTAAAAGAGATAAAGACGCATGAGGATTATATAGCAGCGCTCACGCAATACAGAAATATAAAGGTGCTGAAGAAGGACATTACGCTGGCTTTGGATCAGATCACTCGGATGGAGAAGAAGAAAAATACGTTAGTGGATGTCCTAAGTCAGCGATTCGAGCAATCAGAGCTAAGCTTCAAGAAATTTGCTGCGGTCAGTTATGAAGTAGAGAAGCTTTTCTATCTGAATATCAGAGGAATACTTAGTAAGTTAAGTGTTTTTGACGCTTCGGAATTCTCCCTTTTTGCCAGTCAGCAGAGACCTGCGCAGTTCTCGGATAAATTGGTGCAGAAAAAAACAGCGCTATACAATGAATACTTGGCTTATGTAACAGGTTATCTCGGTGCAAATGAAGAGATTTTGCTGAAGTTAGATCAATTGCTACTCGAAATATCGTTACTAGACAGCACGAATTATAAAGATGTTGAAGATATGCCTTGTATGAAGGAGATCGATGATTTGATCAAACAGACGAAATTCTATAAGCAATGAAAGGAAGATGCGAATGGCTAGGAAAGGGAGAACATTTTTAGTCCTCGGGATTATAACAGTGATCGTTTTTGCACTCGTATACTTTGGGATCAGCTTAACATCTAATTTAGGTAAAACCACTACTGAGGTTTCATCAGAAGATGCAGGAAAGCGGCTGGAAAAACTTTATAAAAAAATTAACGTAAATATCGCGGAGCAAGTTAAAGGACAAATCGACCTTGATCCTGTTGCGATTGGCGACTCCTTGCCGGATATTTCAAAATTTCCTATATCAGTGACCAATACAACGGATAGCTTTGTCGAAATCTTCTCATCTACAGAGAAATCTGGAACGGGGAATGATGGATGGCTCAATGAAGTGGCGACAGATTTTAATAATTCCAATATAGAGGTTAATGGAGTTCCCGTTTCAGTTAAAATCCGTAATATTGCTTCAGGTACAGCGACGGATTACATAAGGTCTGGAAAGTATATACCAGATGCGTTTACACCATCCAATGAGTTATGGGGCGAGATGGTAAAAGCGAACGGCATCAGCACGCAGCTTATAACCAATCGTCTTATAGGTAATGTAGCCGGTATTGTTACGAATAAAACGAAATATGATGAGTTAGTAGAGAAATATGGTTCTTTAAACGTGAAGACGATTACAGATGCGATAGCGAATAATGAATTATCTATGGGTTACACAGATCCTTTTGCCAGCTCAACAGGTTTGAACTTTCTTGTGACTGCACTTGGGACGTTTGACAGCTCTGATTTGCTGGGAGAACAAGCGGTTCAGGGCTTTGAGAAATTCCAAGCGAATGTACCTTTTATCGCCTCGACGACTTTACAAATGCGTGATGCGGCTAAAACTGGGAAGCTGGATGCTTTTGTTTTAGAGTACCAAATTTACGCAAATGCCCCAGAGCTAAAGGGGAGCTATGTATTTACTCCTTTTGGTGTAAGGCATGACAGCCCCCTTTACGCATTAGGTGATCTACCACAAGAGAAGCTGGACATTATTAAGAAATTCGCGGAGTTTGTTGAACAGGATAAATATCAGCGTTTGGGTGAAGAAAAAGGTTTTAACGGACTGAATGATTATCATTCGGAGGTTAATCCAGTGGATGGTAGTCTTTTAACCTCGGCACAAAAGCTGTGGAAGGAGAAGAAAAACGGAAATAAACCCATTGCGGCAGTATTTGTAGCCGATGTCTCAGGTAGCATGAACGGGGAGCCTTTAAATCGCTTAAAGCAATCATTATTAACAGGACAGAAGTACTTGGGCAAAGATAATAGTATTGGTTTTGTTTCCTACTCCGACAACGTTACGATAAACCTTCCTATTGGTAAATATGACACGAATCAGCAGTCAATGTTTGTTGGGGCGATAGATAGTCTTCAGGCGAATGGGGGTACAGCTACTTTTGATGGCATTGTAGTTGCACTTAAAATGCTTCAAGACGAAATGAAGATTAACCCGGAGCTTAAGCCATTGATCTTTGTGTTAAGTGATGGAGAGACGAATGAAGGTCATTCACTTAATGATATCAGGGGCTTAATTGAAACCTACAAAATTCCGATTTACACCATTGGGTATAACGCGAATATTAAAGCACTGGAGAGCATTTCAAGTATTAATGAAGCGGCTAACATCAACGCGGATACAGACGACGTAGTCTATAAAATCGGAAACCTGCTTAATGTTCAAATGTAAGTTACAACTTTTAGGAGGGGTTCTATGTCTTTTACGATGGAAGTGGTAAGTCCGGAGAAATTGAAATCAGCGATTGAAGAACAGGTTAAACCTGAGCCACAGGAAGTAACGCAACTGAAGGAAATGGCGATAAGCAATGTCTCGACGATTTTGGAGCTGGATTTAGAATCCTTGGAGAAGCGAAAAGAAGTGCTGCAATCCATAGACAGCTTCGGAATGAGCACCATGAGATCGTCTTCAGACAAGAACTCTCTTTTGCAAGTTTCTGTAGGGAATTTATCAAAAACAGGGGATGAAGGCGGGCAAGTAGCTAAAGGATTAACGGAACTAAACCTCCAGTTGAAAGATTTAGACCCAAGCGCAGTGGATTTTGCTAAAAGTGGTCTTCTAGGGAAGTTCTTTAACCCATTGCGGAGTTATTTTGCGAAGTATCAAAAAGCGGATGCTGTGATCTCAGATATTATTATTTCTTTAGATAAAGGTAAAACCGTATTGAAAAACGATAACACTACATTAGAGTTTGAGCAGCAATCGCTTAGAGAGCTGACTAAAAAGCTGCAGAAAGAGATTCAGCTAGGAATGCTGATGGATCAGGAGATTGAAGCTCAACTAGATGCAGCCAAGCTACGTAATGAGTCCGAAGAAAGGGTAAAGTTCATAACAGAGGAGGTATTGTTTCCTCTGCGCCAGCGTGTGATGGATCTGCAACAGATGCTGGTAGTGAATCAGCAGGGAATTATGGCGATTGAAGTGGTTATACGAAATAATAAAGAGCTAATCAGAGGGGTGGACAGAGCTAGAAATGTTACGGTTTCTGCCCTGAAAATATCCGTTACGGTAGCCAGTGCACTCTACAATCAACGAATCGTTCTGAAAAAGATTGAACTCCTAAATCAAACGACCAACACGCTAATAAGCGGCACCTCAAAAATGTTGAAAGATCAGGGGGCGGCGATCCATAAGCAATCCCTAGAATCTAGCATTTCAGTAGATACATTAAAACAGGCATTCACCGATGTGCTATCCGCTTTAGATTCAATAAGTACGTATAAGCAGGAAGCTCTTCCTAAGATGCGTGAAACCATTAACCAGTTCAGAGAGCTGGCAGATAGCGGAGAACAGCAGATCGTGCGGCTCGAGAAGGGAAATAAGCTGGGCTTGTAGCTGTTGTGAGTCTAAACCCATCCTAGCCTTTAGTCTGGTAAGACTCCGGTCCTAAGACTGTTTTGAGCCTTCTCTTTCTCACGTATAATGAGATTAATTGATAACGTGAGAGGAAGGACATAAGAAATGAACGATAAGTTGTATACAATGCCAATCGGAGCGGTAGATTCCATGCAGATTCCCTTAGAATCGAAATCACAATCTAAACCCGGCAAACGTCGATCAAGTCCCAAGACCTATCGGAGTATGTTGTATTTTATAATCTCTTTGCCGATTACGATAGTATATTTCGTGTTTATGGTGACAGGATTAGCATTATCGATTGCTTTAACACCCATTTTCATCGGTATACCCTTGTTTTTCGCAGTAGCTAAAGGGCTAGATTACATTGTGAAATTTGAGCAAGAGTTAGTAAGATCACTGCTGGATATCCCTAGACCGAGTGAAGAGCGTAGAACGGATATGAAGCAAGAGGGAGCAGGCTTCCTGCAACGAATGAAGTTAGGTTTTGATGGTGCAAAGTTCGCACGTAACATCATGCTGATTATGGGACGATTCGTATCCAGCATTATCTTCTTTTCACTAACGATAACTGTGGTAGCAGCTGCGTTAGGTCTGATTACACTACCTGTGCTTCATCAGATTTTCCTGCAAACGATGGATTTGAACATTTTGGAGAATAGTGTTTTTGCCTTATTTAATATCGACTGGACTTTATCTCAGCAATACATTTCTTATGTTGTAGCGGGACTCGTCGTTGCTGTGATCGCAACATGGGTGATTAAGTCGTTGATGGATGTACAGCGTAGAATGTTGTTTGTATCCTACGAGGAAGAACGTCAGTATTAAATAGAAAGAAGCGTAGCTCTTGGAGAGTTACGCTTCTTTCTATTTTTATTTCTATCTTAATGAATTAGTCCATCGCTCAATAGGTTATTAAGCTTCTAAACAGTAGGCTTGTAGCTGCTTGCGCTTGTCAGCAGTCATTCCGAATTCCTGTTCGAGGAAAGCATCCACACTTTTATAGCGCTCGTCGATGGCAGAGAAAATGGCTTCCATAAATTCTCTGCGCAATATAAGCGCAGCCATAACAGTATCCACTTCCGTAGGGGATAGATGTTGTGAGGCTTGCTTTTTTATTTGTTCATTCATAGGACCGAGTGTCTGATTGGAGAGCAGGTAGTCTTCTATAATTGTCTCTCTCGGAACCCCGAGTGCGAGGAAGATAAACGCTGATCCAACGCCAGTGCGATCTCTTCCACCGGCACAATGATGCAGGATACTGAATGCCTCTGGAAGCATAATGGTTGCCATAAGTCGCTTAAAGGAAGGGTTATTAAAGGCCATATCCAAATACATATTAACCAAGAAATCTGTCGTGAAATGTTCAAGGAATCCAGAACGAACCACATCTCTCATGTCTCCAGGAACCTCTTGTTTTAAAGCAGGTACACAAATGTTATTGACCCCTGGAATGACCGGATCTGGTTTTAAACGAACTTCTTCTATCCCTCGATAATCAAATATGGTCTTAATTCCAAGTGATTTAAAGAGTTTTATATCATGATCGGTCATTCCTGTTAATTCAGCTGATCGAAAAAATAAACCGTATTTGACTTTACGGCCATCTGAGGTGGTGTATCCGCCCATATCTCGGAAATTGAGGACGCCTTTAAAGGGGAGAACACGACGCTTAGAATCTGTTGTTTCTAGTTTCTGGTTCATTTTCGTACCACCTTTGGTTGGTTATTGAATAGGCTATTCTAAAATGTAGAAAGGGTGTCGCTTAACATTAAAGTTTGCACTTAATACTATATATAGTACCATGATAAATGCCAACAAAAAAACATAGCAAAAAGGTCACCTTTTCTGTAAAATCGTTTGCAATATCATGTCGCGCTATTGCGCTGCATACGGAAAATTTCTAGTAGGAGTGTGTAAAATGAATTTAAAAGAAAAGTTGATAGTAATAAAAGAAAATGGCTACCAAGCACCTCCCGATACATTCCAGTTGATCCAAGAAATGATACATAACATCGGTTCTGTGGATGCCGAGCTGCGTGATGACCTAATTTATACAACCTTATCACATTGGATACCTACTCATTCTCTAACTGTAAACGAACTAGAACAACTTCTACCCGTTATTTTGGATAATAACCATTTGCTTTTTAAGCTTGGTGAAACAAATACAGACTCTGTCTTTACTCGATCTTTCTCAATGCTAGTCATACCACTCGTCTTAGTGAGACATAGAGAAGCACCGTTTCTCTCAAGAGAGCAAATACATCAGATAAAAGAGAAAGTATTTTACAATGTACAAGAAGAGCGAGATTACCGTGGGTATGACGAAGAAAAAGGCTGGGCTCATGCCATAGCCCATGCAGCAGATGCTTTAGACGATTTAGCTCAATGTTCCGAACTGGATAACAATGACCTCATAACGATTCTCAATTTGGTTTACGAAAAGATGACCATAACAGATCGAATTTACTCCGATGGGGAAGATGAGAGAATGGTAAGACCCATAATTAGTGTTTTAAATAGAAAAATACTTAGTCAGACTTATGTAGAGCAATGGATTCAAAGTTTTGGTGATGTGGAGAAAAATCCCGAATTTCTTCCCGCCTTTAGGCAAAAAAATAATATAAAGAACTTTTTGAAAAGCTTATACTTTCGAGTTAAGTTTTATAAAGTAGATGCCGATCTCTGCCCAACTATTGAGCACACATTATATAAAGTAGAAAAAGTATACTATTCCTAATTAAGAAACAAGAGAGGAACGGATTCTGGTGCATACATAGGATCAAGTTTATTA contains the following coding sequences:
- a CDS encoding VWA domain-containing protein yields the protein MARKGRTFLVLGIITVIVFALVYFGISLTSNLGKTTTEVSSEDAGKRLEKLYKKINVNIAEQVKGQIDLDPVAIGDSLPDISKFPISVTNTTDSFVEIFSSTEKSGTGNDGWLNEVATDFNNSNIEVNGVPVSVKIRNIASGTATDYIRSGKYIPDAFTPSNELWGEMVKANGISTQLITNRLIGNVAGIVTNKTKYDELVEKYGSLNVKTITDAIANNELSMGYTDPFASSTGLNFLVTALGTFDSSDLLGEQAVQGFEKFQANVPFIASTTLQMRDAAKTGKLDAFVLEYQIYANAPELKGSYVFTPFGVRHDSPLYALGDLPQEKLDIIKKFAEFVEQDKYQRLGEEKGFNGLNDYHSEVNPVDGSLLTSAQKLWKEKKNGNKPIAAVFVADVSGSMNGEPLNRLKQSLLTGQKYLGKDNSIGFVSYSDNVTINLPIGKYDTNQQSMFVGAIDSLQANGGTATFDGIVVALKMLQDEMKINPELKPLIFVLSDGETNEGHSLNDIRGLIETYKIPIYTIGYNANIKALESISSINEAANINADTDDVVYKIGNLLNVQM
- a CDS encoding toxic anion resistance protein, whose product is MSFTMEVVSPEKLKSAIEEQVKPEPQEVTQLKEMAISNVSTILELDLESLEKRKEVLQSIDSFGMSTMRSSSDKNSLLQVSVGNLSKTGDEGGQVAKGLTELNLQLKDLDPSAVDFAKSGLLGKFFNPLRSYFAKYQKADAVISDIIISLDKGKTVLKNDNTTLEFEQQSLRELTKKLQKEIQLGMLMDQEIEAQLDAAKLRNESEERVKFITEEVLFPLRQRVMDLQQMLVVNQQGIMAIEVVIRNNKELIRGVDRARNVTVSALKISVTVASALYNQRIVLKKIELLNQTTNTLISGTSKMLKDQGAAIHKQSLESSISVDTLKQAFTDVLSALDSISTYKQEALPKMRETINQFRELADSGEQQIVRLEKGNKLGL
- a CDS encoding sensor domain-containing protein; the encoded protein is MNDKLYTMPIGAVDSMQIPLESKSQSKPGKRRSSPKTYRSMLYFIISLPITIVYFVFMVTGLALSIALTPIFIGIPLFFAVAKGLDYIVKFEQELVRSLLDIPRPSEERRTDMKQEGAGFLQRMKLGFDGAKFARNIMLIMGRFVSSIIFFSLTITVVAAALGLITLPVLHQIFLQTMDLNILENSVFALFNIDWTLSQQYISYVVAGLVVAVIATWVIKSLMDVQRRMLFVSYEEERQY
- a CDS encoding tyrosine-protein phosphatase, with amino-acid sequence MNQKLETTDSKRRVLPFKGVLNFRDMGGYTTSDGRKVKYGLFFRSAELTGMTDHDIKLFKSLGIKTIFDYRGIEEVRLKPDPVIPGVNNICVPALKQEVPGDMRDVVRSGFLEHFTTDFLVNMYLDMAFNNPSFKRLMATIMLPEAFSILHHCAGGRDRTGVGSAFIFLALGVPRETIIEDYLLSNQTLGPMNEQIKKQASQHLSPTEVDTVMAALILRREFMEAIFSAIDERYKSVDAFLEQEFGMTADKRKQLQAYCLEA
- a CDS encoding DUF2785 domain-containing protein, coding for MNLKEKLIVIKENGYQAPPDTFQLIQEMIHNIGSVDAELRDDLIYTTLSHWIPTHSLTVNELEQLLPVILDNNHLLFKLGETNTDSVFTRSFSMLVIPLVLVRHREAPFLSREQIHQIKEKVFYNVQEERDYRGYDEEKGWAHAIAHAADALDDLAQCSELDNNDLITILNLVYEKMTITDRIYSDGEDERMVRPIISVLNRKILSQTYVEQWIQSFGDVEKNPEFLPAFRQKNNIKNFLKSLYFRVKFYKVDADLCPTIEHTLYKVEKVYYS